ATATCATGCTGTCCTTTTTGTTCACGGATGCTTCTGGCACGGTCACAAATGTCCGCTGTTCAGGCTTCCCAAAACACGAACGGACTTCTGGGAAAAAAAGATCCGGAGAAATCGGGAAAGGGACAATGAAGTCGGGGAAGAACTCGAAAAACAGGGATGGAGAAAAGGAATCGTCTGGGAATGTGCCCTGAAAGGGAAATTCCGGATTGGACTTGAGGAAACTGTGAATAGGATCATTTTCTGGGTCAGGTCGGAGCAAGAAGGAATCGAAGTCCGGGGAACCGCCTGAATGGCCCTGGCAGACCTTGCGGACTGGCTGGATGAACAGTCCCGGAGGGAAACCCTTTGGTTTGCGAAACGGCTTTCCGCCAATGATACGCTTGCAAACAATGCCCACCAGGCAGGCCCCTACATTCCAAAGAACATTCTTTTCACCCTTTTTCCCTCCCTCGACAGACCGGAAGATAAGAATCCCGAAGTCCGGTTTAGGTTGCAAATAGATTCTCACCAAGGGGAAAGACGGGAAATCCGGGCTGTCTGGTATAACAACAGGCGAAGGGGGAAGACGAGGGATGAAGCCCGGATAACCGGTTTTGGGGGGCGATCGTCTCCCTTTCTCGATCCTGAAAACACGGGAGCATTGATGCTCCTTGTGGTTCCTCCCGGAGACAACACCCAGACATCCATTTGCCGTGCCTGGGTTTGCAGGAACCCCTCGGAAGAAGATTTGCTTGAGGACCTCATTGGTCCAGTTGAACCGGGCAAGGGATTCCTGTGGGCTCCGGAGGTTCCTGTCGGTAAGGACTTGGTTGTTCCTCCTCCAAAAGAACGTTCCCGGTGCTGGCTTCTGGAAAACGAAATTCCGGAGGAATGGTTCAAAAAATTCCCTTCCGGGGCCGAAATCATCAAAAAAACTTTGGAGTTTCGACCATTACATGGGGAAATTCCGGACAAGCGGCTTCTTAAGAGACGTGAATGTGAATACGAGATTTTCCAGAGTGTGGAGGAAGCGATCGAATTGCCTGTCATCCGTAGAGGCTTTTCAAGTGTCAGCGAGTTTGTGGACCGGGCACAAACCATCCTCCAGAGAAGAAAATCCCGTTCGGGGAAAAGTCTTGAACTTCATCTGAAAGAGATTTTTCTTGAGGATGGCCTTTCGGAGGGCAGGGATTTCTCCTGCCAGGCAGAGTCGGAACCCGGAAAGAGGCCCGATTTTATTTTCCCCTCGGAGGCCGCTTACAGGGATCCATCCTTTCCTTCAGAAAAACTCCGGATGCTCGCGGCAAAAACAACCTGCAAGGATCGCTGGAGACAAATTCTGAACGAAGCTGATAGGATTCAGGTCAAGCACCTTCTGACCCTTCAGGATGGAGTATCCGAAAACCAGTTCAGGGAAATGAGCGAATCGGGTGTCCAGCTGGTAGTACCCAAATCCCTTCATGATTCGTATCCACCAAATATTCGTCAAAATCTATTGACACTGAAGGATTTTATCTATGAGTTAAGAGTGTGGCAAGCATTCTCTCAAAACGGAGGGGAATCCATTGCAGCGGAAGATGAGCCGTGAAATTAACGCAATATTTTCTCTCAATGCGAAATCGGCCTGATCGAGCTACAATTGAATTG
The sequence above is drawn from the Leptospirillum ferriphilum ML-04 genome and encodes:
- a CDS encoding type II restriction endonuclease; protein product: MALADLADWLDEQSRRETLWFAKRLSANDTLANNAHQAGPYIPKNILFTLFPSLDRPEDKNPEVRFRLQIDSHQGERREIRAVWYNNRRRGKTRDEARITGFGGRSSPFLDPENTGALMLLVVPPGDNTQTSICRAWVCRNPSEEDLLEDLIGPVEPGKGFLWAPEVPVGKDLVVPPPKERSRCWLLENEIPEEWFKKFPSGAEIIKKTLEFRPLHGEIPDKRLLKRRECEYEIFQSVEEAIELPVIRRGFSSVSEFVDRAQTILQRRKSRSGKSLELHLKEIFLEDGLSEGRDFSCQAESEPGKRPDFIFPSEAAYRDPSFPSEKLRMLAAKTTCKDRWRQILNEADRIQVKHLLTLQDGVSENQFREMSESGVQLVVPKSLHDSYPPNIRQNLLTLKDFIYELRVWQAFSQNGGESIAAEDEP
- a CDS encoding very short patch repair endonuclease; translated protein: MTDVVDPFTRSRMMAGIRSVNTKPEKQIRTALHLKGFRYRLHDRRVPGCPDLVFPKYHAVLFVHGCFWHGHKCPLFRLPKTRTDFWEKKIRRNRERDNEVGEELEKQGWRKGIVWECALKGKFRIGLEETVNRIIFWVRSEQEGIEVRGTA